GCAAATTGAGCAATAATAAAAATAGCAGGTCACACTTCAATCTGAAAGTTCTTGTCAAAGGAACCTGATGAATAGATGAAGAAATTATCTCTGTATTTCTGCATCGAATTAGAAGGGATAATAAGCAAATACCACCTTAATCCTGTAGCAAAATTCTTACATTTGATATTGACATTCTTTTCTCAAGGTTCCCTGTTTCTACTTGTACTTTGAAAATGCTAAAGTCTGCATCAATCTCTAGAATGAACTTTTCTATATCTGTGGTTGCAATAAAAATCAGTCTCTAGATATATCGACTTAATATAGTTGTCACAGCTTAATGACTTTGGGATTTATGTTCAGTTAGCTCGACTTTATCCAATCAAAGCAATTTCACAAGGATGCACTTTATAGGATATTTGTAAAGTATAAATTTATATAAATATTCCCTTTTTTAAGGGGAAAAATAAATCTTTTCTTTAAACTTGATAAGTCTGCCTTATTACCTCTTCTATTGAACTTACACGATTGAACATTTCTATTAATTCATGGGATCTAGTTTTTCGCTTCGCCAGCAGTACTTTTAAGGGCATTAAATAATGAACATCTGGGTCATTTCCCAAGGCAACTTCGGCTGCTTGCAGGACTTTTGTCGCATTCTCAAAAATATCCTTGTTGTCAAAACCTTCTTTTGCTGAAATTTGATGTAATACCTTACTGGGTACAGTTTCTCTACCCAGTAAGGTATTATCTAACACCAAACCTTTCAATAACGCTAGCAGAGCCGCATAGATAGAAAAATCATCACAACTATCACAAGCTTTAAATTCAATGCGTCCGACTTCAGCCGGAATGCGGGCTATTTTTGTTAGTGAGGGTATACTATTAATCAGTTGTTCTTCTTTCTGAACAAAGACTAGGGCTGCTGGTCTTTTTCCAGTTCTGATAAACGTTCGTACCGATAACCCATCCCATAAACCTCCTTTATAAAAAGGGGAACTATAACTAAAAGGAACGATATAGGGACTGTAATAAGTTAACTTTCTACCAATATCAATCACATTTTCAGTAGACAAATCTGCCACCGAAATATTTAAATCTGGTCCATAAGACACCATGTGAATATTAGCAGTTTGTTCGTCAGGATAAGCCTCTAGCTGTTTTATTTCATAATCATTTAATGGAGGTTGAGGCTCAAAAGCCGGATTGTAGGGATTAAAACTGACTAAAACTGGTGATAAGTCAAAATTAGCAGCAACTTCACGTAGTAAGCGAAAACTTTCTGATAATTCCGTAATAGCGCCTTGAATATCAGAATGTATAGTTGTTCTAATTTCAATACCTTTAACATGACAGTCTATCACTTCATCGGAATCTGCAAATCTTTCAAATCCCTCAATATACCATCTCTTCATCTTAATACCCGCATCACCTACACGCAGTTGAGGATAGTCGCTGGGATATGTGGGGAGCTTTTCAATAATTTGATTAAAATCAGAAAATTTTGTGTGGGAAAAATCAGCAAATTTTCCTTCTTTGTTTAGGAAAGCGACTTCATGCTCAATACCAAAGAAAAACATTATATATACCTTTATTGCTTATAGTTAACCTAATCTAACTAATAGATATTTCCAAAAATTAAATATGCTTTCTCTAGAACCCTTGTAGAGACGTAGCACGAATATTTGAGATACTCCAATCAAATTTACTTTAACTATAAAAATTCTCAATAATAGGATAAATGAATTTTACCCTAAGATCGGCTTTTGCGATTTGATAAACCTCTCTGATTTATTTTTCTGTACTGCCCAGACTATCTTCCTAGTCGCCGATTAGGGTAGTTTAGTAATGACTGAGGAAAGCTTGAGACGTGAGTTTATGACAAGTACCGTTCAATCCCCCTACAGCAGCGAACAGATTGCCGCTTGGTTGCGTGGACTGCTCACCATTGCTTGGGCAGATGGTAATTTTGATGCCCAAGAACAGGAATTAATAGCCAGCATCACCAAAGATGAATTAGCTCCTAAGATTAAATGCGACTCACTAGAGGTAATTACGCCAGAGGAATTAGCCGCAGTGTTGGGTAAAGGTACACCAGCTGCGGAAAATTTCTTAAGGACAGCGATAATGGTAGCGATCGCAGATGGTACTTATTCTCCCAGTGAAGATGAGGTTCTACATCAATTCTGCCAAGCCTTAGAACAGCCAGAGAATTTACTAGAAGCCCTTCGCCACACCCTAGAAAACCCACAGCAAGTTACCCCTGTTATTTCCAGCCCTGGACTTACAAAGCGTCAAATTGATGCACTACACCCTCTGCGTGACTGGCTGGATGGGCTAGATATTCAAGACCCAAGAGTAGCCCGCTTTTTGTGTAAAATGATCCCCTCCCAGTGTCCCTTTGAGCGGGATGTCACCTTATTTGGACGCAAGATTGTCCACATCCCGCCGATGTGTAAAATCAATCCCTTGTATGAGCAACTGGTGGGCTTACGTTTCCGCGCCCTCTCTTATCTAGCAGATAAATGCGGTGAAGATGTTTCACCATATATTTAGTTAGAGTTAGGAATGAGGAGTAAGGAGTTATAATTTGTAACTCCTCACTCTTCACTTCTCACTATTATTTAAGTATGCAATTTATCGATCAAGCAAAAATTGAAGTTGAAGCTGGTAAGGGCGGTGATGGTATTGTCGCCTTCCGGCGAGAGAAATACGTGCCGACTGGTGGCCCCTCTGGTGGTAATGGGGGACGAGGTGGTTCGGTATTTTTCGTTGCCGACGAAAACCTACAAACCTTGCTGGACTTCAGATATAATCATCGCTTTCAGGCAGAAAAAGGAACTCGTGGTGGGCCAAATAACTGCACAGGGGCAGGAGGAAAGGATTTAATTATCGAAGTTCCCTGCGGTACAACCATTTATGATGCTGAAACTGGCGAACTGCTGGGAGATTTAACTGAGCCTCAGCAAACTTTACTGATAGCCCAAGGTGGTAAAGGTGGACTAGGAAATCAGCATTTCTTGAGTAACCGTAACCGCGCCCCAGAATACGCTCTCCCAGGATTACCGGGGGAAATAAAGCAGCTGCGTCTGGAGTTGAAACTTTTAGCAGAAGTGGGGATTATTGGCTTACCAAATGCTGGAAAATCCACTCTAATTTCATCTTTATCAGCAGCACGTCCAAAAATTGCTGACTATCCCTTTACTACCCTGATCCCAAATTTGGGTGTAGTGCGGAAACCAACTGGCGATGGTACTGTTTTCGCCGACATTCCCGGACTAATTGCGGGAGCATCTCACGGGGCTGGGTTGGGGCATGATTTCTTGCGTCATATTGAGCGCACGCGAGTGCTACTTCACTTGATTGATGCCACTAGTGATGATGTAATTAGGGATTACAACACAATTAAAGAAGAATTACAAGCTTATGGACAGGGTTTAGCAGAACGTCCACAAATTTTGGCGCTGAATAAAATTGATGCTGTAGATCGGGAAACTGTCGATTTGGAGGCTTTAGCTACCCAACTTAATCATCTCTCCTACGCCCCGGTTTTTATAATTTCAGCAGTTACTCGCACCGGCTTAGAGCCGATGTTACAAGAAATCTGGGGAATTCTTGACCAAATGAAGGTTCCTGAAGAAGTGGAGGCATTGAGATAATTCGTAATGGGCTACGCCCCGCTACGCTAACGTAATTACTACTTCATTGGCAGGAAAGAGCAAACATAGATGATTGGAAAAACCACATCTGTCGTAGGGGCAATTCATGAATTGCCCCTACAGTGAGGCTCTATTATCATCAAATAATGATTAATTAAAACCTAAAACGACGTATTTAAATTGATACACAAGATAATTCTTTTGCAACCTTTGTAAATCTAATCGTAATAAAAGCTCTTAAAATTACGAATTACGTTAGCGAGTCCGCGTTCGCTTTTAGCGTCTCGTAGAGAGCGTCATTACGAATTATATTGACTATTTTGCATCAAGGGAATTTTAATCACAAACTCAGCGCCTTGTCCTGGCTGCGAAATACATTCTACGGAACCGCCATGTCTTTCTGTAATGATCTGGTAGCTAATTGCAAGTCCCATTCCCGTACCTTTGCCGATGGGCTTGGTGGTAAAAAAGGGATTAAATAATTGTTTTTTCACATTTTCTGGTATTCCCAATCCATTATCGGCAATCCTAATTATTACCTGATTTGGCTCCTGTAGTTGAGTACAAATGGTAATTATCGGAATTGGGCATTGGTTATTCTTCTTGTCTGCTTTACCGCCACTCTCCACTCTCTCTTCTAAAGCATCGATCGCATTTGACAAAATATTCATGAATACTTGGTTTAGCTGCCCAGCGTAACATTCAACCAGGGGGAGTTTGCCATATTCTTTGATTATTTGAATTTTTGCGTGTTGGTCGTTACCCTTGAAGCGGCTTTGCAAAATCATCAAAGTACTATCGATTCCCTCATGGATATCAACAGCTTTCATTTCGGCTTCATCCAAGCGCGAAAAAGTTCGCAAAGAAAGTACAATCTTTCGAATGCGGTCTGCCCCAATATTCATTGAGTTTAGTATTTGTGGCAAATCTGACTTCAAAAAGTCTAGTTCGATTCGTTCTGCAAAATCCTGAATTTCTGGTATGGGTTCAGGATAATGACTTTGGTAGAGTTGCAAAAGTGAAATTAAATCTCGAGTGTATTCCTTGGCAGGGCTGAGGTTGCCATAGATAAAATTGACTGGGTTATTGATTTCGTGTGCTACTCCTGCAACTAGTTGACCCAAGCTGGACATCTTTTCACTTTGAATTAAGTGAGTTTGGGCGTGTTGAACTTCACGGAGTGCAACTTTAAGTTCTTCGGCTTGTTGTCGTAGTTGAGCTTCCGACTTTAGCAATGCTTCCTTGGCTTGTTTACGTTCGGTAATGTCCCTAGCAACAACTACCTGACAAAAAGGCTCTCCTGTTTCGGGATGTTTAACCATGAATATGTTGCAATCAGTGGGAATTTCTATACCTGTTTGAAAATGCCTATGGCGAAACTCACCTTGCCAGAAACCATGTTGAGACATTAAAGGAAGAATTTGCTGTATCAACTCTGCAAAAGCTTCTGGTGAATGAAAATCATCCATAGACTTGGTTTTGGCTGCTTCCAGGCTATTAAGCCCCACCATCTTGAGTCCGGCAGGGTTCACATAGAGAACTTGCCCTTCCATTGAAGCAATGCCAATAAAGTCGCTGCTGTTTTCAATCAATGCTACAAATTTTTGCTGTTCCTCTTCAGCTTGTTTCCGCTCTGTAATGTCTAACACCATTGAGGCAACGCCAATCACCTGGCCATCAGGAGCTATTAACGGGTTGTTATACCACTCGCAGACCATCGTTCTACCATCTTTAGTGACGTTATTGTTGACGCTAAAACTTCTTCCTCGTTGTGTTAGCAGAGCGGTGATAATCTCATTTACGTGCTTTCTGGCGTTTTCAGGTACTATGGTCTCAAAACGATTCCCCAGCATTTCCTCTGTAGTGTATCCAAAGATTCTTTCTGCTGCCCGATTCCATATCTGAACTTCAAAGTTAGTATTCCATTCAATGATGGCTAAAGGTGTTTGTTCAATCAGCAACGCCAGTCTTTGCTTTGAAGCCCTGAGTTCTGCCTCTGCTTGCTTGTATTCAGTAATGTCGCGGTAATACCAAATCCTCCCGTAATAGTCTTCTAAAGCTGATGTCTCACCACAAACTCCTTGGTGTTTACGCACAGGTGCAGAATAGCGGTCAAAAATCTTTCCAGACTTGAGGAAAATTTCATCACGGCTGCTTTGCTCTGGATGCTGGTAAAGATACTCCACCTTAGCCACAAATTCGTCTGGATTTACTAGCTGGTTTAGTACCCATTCCAGAAGTTTGCGAGCATCGCCTCTTTCGAGCAGTGCAACAGGAATTTGCCATAACTGGGAGAATTTCTGATTAAATGATGTAACCGTAAGATTTTCATCAACAATTAGAATTCCGTCGATGGAAGCTTCTTGTTGAGCTTGGAGTACAGCATTAATGCGGTGTAGGTCTTTCTCAGCTTGCTGGCGATCGCGCAGTATGGCTTGCTGTTCGCTGATGTCGCAAAGTAACCAACGCCAGCCGATCTGCTGACCTTGTGAATCATACATCGCAACCATCTTGATACTAGCAGGAAAGGCTGTCCCTCCTCGTGACTGTAGTTCGACTTCCCAATCCTGCACCTGCTGCAAATTTGTCAGTTTATTCATGAAGGTTTTGCGGTCTGGTTCAGCGATAAACAGGATGAATGGTTTACCTACCAGATAGTTTTGTCTCACAGATAGTAAGGCTGCGGTTACATAGTTAGCCTCTTTGATGATGCCGGCGAGATCAGTCACTAAGTAAGCATTTGGAGCGAGATCAAACAAATCCTGGTAACGCCGACGCTCTAATTCTGCCGTTTCACGAGCGATCGCTAATTCTTCGTTTTGTTGGCGCAGTTCTTCTTCGACTACCTGGAGTTCTTCTAGGGTTTCCCGAAGTGCTTCACAGGTTTGCATAAGATCGGTAATGTCGGTAACTCTGTCAGTCACACCCAGAACTTTATCAACTTGATTCGGTAAAATAATGTCTCTAATACTACCCACTAAAAATTTATTACCAGTCTCATCTTCAAAGCAAGACTTTTTGGTAGAGATAAGATGGGTTATACCCTGAGCATCAGTAAAAAGATCCTGGCTCTCGTTAATAATATTCGTGGTGAAAACCAGTTCATCTTTTTGCCGGAACACATCAGCTTCTGCTTGAGGAAAAAAATCATAGTCTGATTTACCAATTAATTCTTCTCGGCTATGACCTATGAAATTACAGTAGTTATCGTTAAATAATACCCAGCAATGTTGACGGTCTTTTACAAAAATTGGGTCAGATATGCTATTGACCATCTGATGCAGAAATGCTGGAGAGAAGTTTTGCTGCTGCGTGTTGTGTTTTTGCGCGAGGTTATCTAAGAATTTAGGATGGTTCATACCGGGATTTATCTCTAAAATTTGACAATAAGCCTCTACCTGGTTTTACTACATAAAACTGCCCCTCTCAGATTCGGAGAAGGATACACTTGAATGAAAGTTCAAGGCAAGGCGGAATTTGTGGAACTCACGTTTATTTAGCTCCGTGTGTCTCAGCATGAGTATTATTAATTATTCCCAGACTAAGTATGAATGCAACAAGCAAACCCATCTTTAAGTTTTAGTGTTTCCAGAAAATTCGGGACTAGGAAGATTTTGTTCTCTGGGGAAATAAAGACGCTAGGCGATCGCACTCATTATCTGTGGCGTAGTGGCGTGGCAAGGCTAAAATAGACTATTTTTGGACTTCGATTTACTGATAGAGGTGGCTCTTGTTACAGAGATAGTTGCCACCTACTGAAATCGCAACACTCACAAATTTATACCCAATTCTGCAAAATACACTTACAGGCGAAAAACAGACAGCCTCATGCACGACGATATTTGCTGGATTAGGTAATATCATGTGCGGTTAATTCGTTCTCACTGCGAACGAAGTGTTCATGGAGCATCTCGTAGAGAAGCAATCTCCGAACTCTTGCAATTGCTTCGTTGCAATCGTAATGACATATCCTAAGTGATTAGGAGGACATGATATAAAGTGATCGCAGACCATAAACTAGCTTCATCTATATCTGATACGATATACGGCATTCCTCAGTGAAATTAGAAGCCCACACTGTACTTTGTAATCCAAGTCAGCGCGGCTAGTTTGCGTAAAAATTGATACAAAAGCTTAAGGGCTGTGCTTACTGGTAAAAAAACGGAGTTAAACTAGAATTGCATGGTAACAATCAAAGGAAAATTATGATGAGCGATCGCGACTATACATTAATCATTGATAAAAGCGGTAGTATGTCCACACCCGACCAAGTGGGCGGTAGAAGTAGATGGGAGATTGCCCAAGAGTCTACACTGGCTTTGGCAAGAAAGGCCGAACAATTTGACCCCGATGGCATCACCGTTTACTTGTTTTCCGGTAGATTTAAACGCTACGATGATGTCACCTCAGCCAAAGTCGCACAGATATTTCTCGAAAATGACCCTGCTGGGACGACAAACTTAGCAGGTGTGCTTCAAGACGCAATCAATAATTACTTTCAACGTAAAGCAGCCGGTAAAAGCAAGCCAAACGGAGAGACAATTTTAGTCATCACCGATGGTGAACCAGACGATCGCAAAGCGGTTTTTGAAGTCATCATTCATGCTACTCGCCAGATGGAGCGTGATGAAGAATTAGGAATTTCGATCATTCAAGTAGGTTCAGATGCCCAAGCGACTAAGTTCCTTAAAGCTTTGGATGACCAGTTGCAAAGCGTCGGCGCTAAATTTGATATTTGCGATACTGTTACTTTAGACGACTTAGAAGAAATGAGTCTTGTAGATGTATTGACTAACGCAATAACTGACTGATTAGTTTAAAGTTTTTTATTAAATAATTAGGAAAATTATAAATGCTAGAAAATCGTGATTATACCTTAATTATTGACAAAAGCGGCAGCATGGCAACCCAAGATCAAAAGGGTGGCAGAAGTAGATGGTTTGCAGCGCAGGAATCTACTTTAGCTTTAGCTAGTAAGTGTGAGCAATTTGACCCAGATGGTATCACTATTTACTTATTCTCTGGTAAATTCAAGCGATACGAAAACGTGACATCCAGTCTAGTAGGGCAAATTTTCCGAGAAAATGATCCCTCTGGTACAACTGACTTGGCAGGTGTGTTAAACACGCAACTGACGATTACTTACAACGCAAAGCAGCCGGTCAAACAAAGCCAAATGGTGAAACAATTTTAGTGGTTACTGATGGTGAACCGGACGATCGCAAAGCAGTTATGAAGGTAATTATTGAAGCTTCTCGCCGCATCGATCGAGATGAAGAATTAGCCATTTCCTTCATTCAAGTTGGCACAGATCCACAAGCTACTCGCTTTCTAAAAGTCTTAGATGATGAACTCCAAAGTGCTGGTGCTAAGTTTGATATCTGCGACACCATTACTATGGAAGATATGGAAGATATGAGTCTATCAGAAGTGTTGCTCAATGCCATTAATGACTAGATATATCATTTATAGGAATTGCAAAAATGGATTCCATTGATAAGCTGTTAGCCGAACTCAAAACTGAATATAAAGAAGTAAAACCACAACAGCAACAGTCAAAATCAGCCACAGCCAAATCCTTTATTCCACCATTGCCAAAGTCGGCATCTTTTATGGATCCCATTTTGGCAGAGGTTAAGGCTAATTTTGCAGAAGAGGATGCTGCTATTGAGTTAAAAAAACAACAAGAACTAGAACAAGAGCGAATTCGCCAAGAACAACTCAAAGCCAAACAATTAGAGGGTTTGAAAATACAGGCAAAAGAATGGTTAGCTAAAGTAGATCCACTTTCGTCGGAAGGACTTTGGTTTGAAAGGTTTGCTGAAAGTTACCCCTCAAAATTAGAGGCAGCGGTTGAATATTTAAGAAGCAATGAATAAATGTTTTCAAACAAGAATGTAGAGACGCAATATTTTACGTCTCTATTAATTTTTAGACATGTCTAAATAAACAATTCAAGATTCAAAAATAATCTCCTATCTCAAATTTAACATGAGCAATTATTATTTATTACCCATGCTCAATATTGATGGTGATTTGTTCGATTTGAGTGTTGAACAGCCCATTCATGCATAGCATAGAGAATTGGTTGCAAAGTTTCTCCTAAATGCGTTAGCGAATATTCTACCTTTGGTGGAATTTGGGGATAAACTTCTCGATGGATAATGCCGTCTTGCTCCATTTCTCTAAGTTGCTGAGTCAACATCTTTTGCGTAACTCCGGGTAAAGCTCGTTGTAACTCTCCAAACCTTTTTACGCCAGTCATTAATTCTCTAATAATCAAAACTTTCCAGCGTCCGCCAATTACCTTTAGGGTAGTTTCTACTTCACAAGTCAGCCTGAGATTGTTTTCTGCTTCAGCTTTCATAGTCAGTTTTTAAGAAGTACCTTACTTAGGTTTGCTGGGTAGTACCGCTAGTTAAAAGTATGGGTACATCTACAACACTCCACAAGATTTAACTGCTCTCTTTGATGGACTAAATTTTTTTGGCAATGTGAAAAGCGGATATATATGAGAGATGAAGACTGCCTCCGAAGTCATATTCTATACTTTGCCTTAATCCTTTAAATAATGCTTTTTTGGTATCTGGAGGTAACTTTAGGTATGGCGAGTAAGTGTTTAAAAGCATTAAATATTCATCAACATTATATGTCACTTCAGATACAACTTGCCCGGATATTAAATCTTTAAATTGGCCCGAATCGATGGACATATTTCCTAATGCTCTCAATATCTCTTCTTGGGTTTCTATGTCTTCATATCGATCAAGCGATGGAGCATATAATTGATAGATTTTGGATAAGCGTTGATATACTTCAGATGAAGGTTGAAGTTCTTTGTTCCATAGTAAAATCAGGTTGCCAGTTTGTTGTAAGGCATTTGCTGCTTTTTGATATCCTACTTCTGGTGATATCCAATGAAAAGAACTCGCTGCTAAGACGGCATCAAATTTAGAAGGCTGTAAAGTCCACTCTTCAAAAGATGTATTCTCAATCTCTACATTGGGATACATTCGACAATTCTGTTGAGCTAACCGAAAAAAATCTGGGTTGGGTTCTAAGCAAATCATTGAGCATCCCAATTGAGCGAATGCTATCGTTGCAGTTGCAGGGCCACATCCTACTTCTAGAATTTTTGAGTTAGTGGAGAGTTGAGCAATTTCCGCAACTTGGTGAGTTAAATCCTCTGGATAGCGGGGCCGTGCCTTGTTATAAGCCTCTGCTGCCGGAGAATACCAATTTTTTCGCTGTTCAAGGTCTTTACTGGAGTAACTGATTATTGCTTGTTTTAGGTCTTCCATAATCTACTTGGAATAGCGCTTCAGAGAAAGCAATGTGGAATTAATTTGAAGAAGGCAAAAGGCAAGAGGAAAGAAGGCTTTTTAAGTTGTACGGAGTTTTTTCACGCAATCAAATATGAGTCCTATAGTTACGTAGCTATCAACTCAGAATCGATTTCCGACGGCGCACTATCTTGAACTAGCGATCGCGTTTCACCATTACGCTGGAGGATACCGCCAACCATTGCTAACAAGGCGTTTACCTTGCGCGTTCGCCACATATCTACAAGTTTTTCCACTTTGCTAGCAGACATCTGTCGCATCATGGCTTCGTAAAGATAAGCAGCATGTCCAGTTTCATCTTGGGCAATACTTAGCATTCCTAACTTCAAGTTACGATCGGTTGGCTCGTTATCAGGTAATACTTTCGCCATTCGCGCAAAGTCTTTACTAGCATCTAACTCAAGAATGTATGTGCTAGCCATAAACACATCCCAGTCAATGACAGCAGGTTTAAGTTGTTCTTGCGTGTAGCCTTCAAAGAATGCAGCAAAAAAGGGACTACGCTGCTGTTGTGATTTGTTTGTGGTTGTAGTTTGGGGTTGACGCTTAAAATCTATAACTTGTTTATTCATCTGCTGTAAGGCGTGGGCAAAGACTTTACCATGCCTAGTCTCATCTGATGCGTGTTTTGCTAATTTTTCGGCTAGCCATGTATCGCCTTCGGCTGCGGCGCGATCGCTCAATGCAGATAAAAACGGCACAGAACCAGATTCAGCAAAATAAAACCCCGCAAGGATGTTGGGACGGGTTTTAGAATCACGAATTTGAGCAGCAGAATAATAGGCAAAAGCACCTGAACCAGCTAAATGCAGAATGTGAGTTAAGAAGTTCATCAGAAATTGCCACTGATAATTGGAAGGTTACAATTCTTATACTAATGTGCATTTTCTATTCAGGTGTCGCCAAAGGGTTTTACCTGCTGGGATTTTCAATTGCCCGTGGCAGTATGTCAAGGGTTGACAAATATATCTCATCATTTTGCTAATATCATCCCACAGAGGTAATGCAGGTGAGTTGGGATGGAGAAATTAGCTAAACCAGTACGATTTTGGCTGTGTGCAACTATCATATTTGTGGGTTTGATAGGTTGCGATCGCTTTATTGGTACTTCTGGAGAACCAGTTGAGCGAGTGAGTGATGGCGATACTATAGTAGTCAAAGATACCAACGGCAAAAATTTTACCGTGCGCTTTGCTTGTGTAGACGCGCCAGAAATAGCCCACTCTAATAAAGAAAAGCAGAGTAAACGCACTAGCGATCGCAATCAATTTATTTGGGGTGTGA
The Nostoc punctiforme PCC 73102 genome window above contains:
- a CDS encoding salt stress protein, Slr1339 family, with the protein product MDSIDKLLAELKTEYKEVKPQQQQSKSATAKSFIPPLPKSASFMDPILAEVKANFAEEDAAIELKKQQELEQERIRQEQLKAKQLEGLKIQAKEWLAKVDPLSSEGLWFERFAESYPSKLEAAVEYLRSNE
- a CDS encoding PAS domain-containing sensor histidine kinase, which gives rise to MNHPKFLDNLAQKHNTQQQNFSPAFLHQMVNSISDPIFVKDRQHCWVLFNDNYCNFIGHSREELIGKSDYDFFPQAEADVFRQKDELVFTTNIINESQDLFTDAQGITHLISTKKSCFEDETGNKFLVGSIRDIILPNQVDKVLGVTDRVTDITDLMQTCEALRETLEELQVVEEELRQQNEELAIARETAELERRRYQDLFDLAPNAYLVTDLAGIIKEANYVTAALLSVRQNYLVGKPFILFIAEPDRKTFMNKLTNLQQVQDWEVELQSRGGTAFPASIKMVAMYDSQGQQIGWRWLLCDISEQQAILRDRQQAEKDLHRINAVLQAQQEASIDGILIVDENLTVTSFNQKFSQLWQIPVALLERGDARKLLEWVLNQLVNPDEFVAKVEYLYQHPEQSSRDEIFLKSGKIFDRYSAPVRKHQGVCGETSALEDYYGRIWYYRDITEYKQAEAELRASKQRLALLIEQTPLAIIEWNTNFEVQIWNRAAERIFGYTTEEMLGNRFETIVPENARKHVNEIITALLTQRGRSFSVNNNVTKDGRTMVCEWYNNPLIAPDGQVIGVASMVLDITERKQAEEEQQKFVALIENSSDFIGIASMEGQVLYVNPAGLKMVGLNSLEAAKTKSMDDFHSPEAFAELIQQILPLMSQHGFWQGEFRHRHFQTGIEIPTDCNIFMVKHPETGEPFCQVVVARDITERKQAKEALLKSEAQLRQQAEELKVALREVQHAQTHLIQSEKMSSLGQLVAGVAHEINNPVNFIYGNLSPAKEYTRDLISLLQLYQSHYPEPIPEIQDFAERIELDFLKSDLPQILNSMNIGADRIRKIVLSLRTFSRLDEAEMKAVDIHEGIDSTLMILQSRFKGNDQHAKIQIIKEYGKLPLVECYAGQLNQVFMNILSNAIDALEERVESGGKADKKNNQCPIPIITICTQLQEPNQVIIRIADNGLGIPENVKKQLFNPFFTTKPIGKGTGMGLAISYQIITERHGGSVECISQPGQGAEFVIKIPLMQNSQYNS
- a CDS encoding vWA domain-containing protein, translating into MMSDRDYTLIIDKSGSMSTPDQVGGRSRWEIAQESTLALARKAEQFDPDGITVYLFSGRFKRYDDVTSAKVAQIFLENDPAGTTNLAGVLQDAINNYFQRKAAGKSKPNGETILVITDGEPDDRKAVFEVIIHATRQMERDEELGISIIQVGSDAQATKFLKALDDQLQSVGAKFDICDTVTLDDLEEMSLVDVLTNAITD
- a CDS encoding class I SAM-dependent methyltransferase, with product MEDLKQAIISYSSKDLEQRKNWYSPAAEAYNKARPRYPEDLTHQVAEIAQLSTNSKILEVGCGPATATIAFAQLGCSMICLEPNPDFFRLAQQNCRMYPNVEIENTSFEEWTLQPSKFDAVLAASSFHWISPEVGYQKAANALQQTGNLILLWNKELQPSSEVYQRLSKIYQLYAPSLDRYEDIETQEEILRALGNMSIDSGQFKDLISGQVVSEVTYNVDEYLMLLNTYSPYLKLPPDTKKALFKGLRQSIEYDFGGSLHLSYISAFHIAKKI
- a CDS encoding winged helix-turn-helix transcriptional regulator; translation: MKAEAENNLRLTCEVETTLKVIGGRWKVLIIRELMTGVKRFGELQRALPGVTQKMLTQQLREMEQDGIIHREVYPQIPPKVEYSLTHLGETLQPILYAMHEWAVQHSNRTNHHQY
- a CDS encoding Mo-dependent nitrogenase C-terminal domain-containing protein; translated protein: MTSTVQSPYSSEQIAAWLRGLLTIAWADGNFDAQEQELIASITKDELAPKIKCDSLEVITPEELAAVLGKGTPAAENFLRTAIMVAIADGTYSPSEDEVLHQFCQALEQPENLLEALRHTLENPQQVTPVISSPGLTKRQIDALHPLRDWLDGLDIQDPRVARFLCKMIPSQCPFERDVTLFGRKIVHIPPMCKINPLYEQLVGLRFRALSYLADKCGEDVSPYI
- the obgE gene encoding GTPase ObgE translates to MQFIDQAKIEVEAGKGGDGIVAFRREKYVPTGGPSGGNGGRGGSVFFVADENLQTLLDFRYNHRFQAEKGTRGGPNNCTGAGGKDLIIEVPCGTTIYDAETGELLGDLTEPQQTLLIAQGGKGGLGNQHFLSNRNRAPEYALPGLPGEIKQLRLELKLLAEVGIIGLPNAGKSTLISSLSAARPKIADYPFTTLIPNLGVVRKPTGDGTVFADIPGLIAGASHGAGLGHDFLRHIERTRVLLHLIDATSDDVIRDYNTIKEELQAYGQGLAERPQILALNKIDAVDRETVDLEALATQLNHLSYAPVFIISAVTRTGLEPMLQEIWGILDQMKVPEEVEALR